One window of Camelina sativa cultivar DH55 chromosome 4, Cs, whole genome shotgun sequence genomic DNA carries:
- the LOC104784201 gene encoding serpin-ZX-like has translation MDLEESVGNQNDIALRLTQHVIATTAGKTSNLVFSPALINVILSFIAARSPGATADQIVSLLRASSTDELNAVSSGIVTTVLADSTAIGGPTILAANGFWIEKSLFVKPSFKDLLLNSYKAAFNEVDFLTKVLSLFDPDKPNSLADEVTKEVNSWVEEQTNGLITNLLPPNSASDQTDHIFANALFFNGKWFKPFDPSLTKDSDFNLLDGTKVRVPFMTCNSFGFHLDVFEGFKVLDLGYRGPRLVDCRIFSMQIYLPDEKDGFHAMLERLASTRGFFKDNKVLTSHRAGIKELKIPRFKFAFDFEASEALKAFGLEVPSSKIFHKSCIEVDEVGSKAAAAAALRGAGGCGFRVLKKYDFVADHPFLFLIKEHRSGLVLFLGQVMDPSMH, from the exons ATGGACCTGGAAGAATCAGTAGGAAATCAAAACGACATTGCTCTGAGGTTGACTCAACACGTGATCGCCACTACCGCCGGGAAAACCTCCAACCTCGTCTTCTCGCCGGCGTTAATCAACGTCATCCTCAGTTTTATCGCCGCCAGATCTCCCGGAGCCACCGCAGACCAGATTGTCTCTTTACTCAGGGCTTCTTCAACCGATGAGCTTAACGCTGTCTCCTCCGGGATCGTCACCACCGTCCTCGCCGACAGCACCGCGATTGGCGGCCCGACGATATTGGCGGCGAATGGCTTCTGGATCGAAAAGTCTCTCTTTGTGAAACCTTCTTTCAAGGATCTCTTGCTGAATTCGTATAAAGCTGCTTTCAACGAAGTTGACTTTCTCACCAAggtactctctctctttgatccAGATAAACCTAACTCCTTA GCTGATGAAGTGACTAAAGAGGTGAATTCATGGGTTGAAGAGCAGACAAATGGACTCATCACTAATCTTCTTCCACCAAACTCTGCTTCTGATCAGACTGATCACATATTTGCTAATGCCTTGTTCTTCAATGGAAAATGGTTTAAACCGTTCGATCCATCTCTAACAAAAGATTCCGACTTTAACCTTCTTGATGGAACCAAAGTACGTGTGCCCTTCATGACCTGTAACTCCTTCGGATTCCATCTCGATGTTTTTGAAGGATTCAAAGTCCTCGATCTAGGGTACAGAGGACCAAGACTCGTAGACTGTCGTATTTTCTCGATGCAAATCTATCTCCCTGATGAGAAAGATGGGTTCCATGCAATGCTGGAGAGATTAGCTTCTACTCGTGGATTCTTTAAGGACAACAAGGTCCTTACTAGCCACAGGGCGGGTATCAAAGAACTCAAGATTCCAAGGTTTaaatttgcttttgattttgaagcCTCTGAAGCTCTCAAGGCTTTTGGTTTGGAGGTGCCATCGTCCAAGATCTTCCACAAGTCTTGCATCGAGGTCGATGAAGTGGGATCGAAAGCTGCAGCTGCTGCCGCATTAAGAGGTGCTGGAGGATGTGGTTTTCGTGTGCTAAAGAAGTATGACTTCGTGGCCGATCATCCTTTCCTTTTCCTCATCAAAGAACACAGAAGCGGACTGGTTTTGTTCCTTGGTCAAGTCATGGATCCTTCTATGCATTAA
- the LOC104781964 gene encoding protein Brevis radix-like 1, whose translation MFTCINCTKMADRGEDEEDEARGSTTPNTKEAVKSLTTQIKDMASKFSGAHKPSKPTPGSSSSNLRKEQRKFPDFDTASESVPYPYPGGSTSSTPAWDLPRSSYHQSGRPFTSMYGGERESISAQSCDVVLEDDEPKEWMAQVEPGVHITFVSLPSGGNDLKRIRFSREVFDKWQAQRWWGENYDRIVELYNVQRFNRQALQTPGRSEDQSQRDSTYTRIDSARESRDWTQRDNNFRPPGGSVPHHFYGPPMDAARITTSSRDEPPSMSNASEMQAEWVEEDEPGVYITIRQLPDGTRELRRVRFSRERFGEVHAKTWWEQNRARIQTQYL comes from the exons ATGTTTACTTGCATAAATTGTACGAAAATGGCAGACAgaggtgaggatgaagaagatgaagcgcGTGGGAGCACCACTCCCAACACTAAAGAAGCCGTTAAAAGCCTAACTACACAG ATTAAAGATATGGCGTCGAAATTCTCCGGTGCTCATAAACCAAGCAAGCCAACTCCGGGCTCCTCGAGTAGCAACTTGAGGAAAGAGCAGAGAAAGTTTCCGGACTTTGACACTGCATCAGAAAGTGTTCCATACCCTTATCCGGGTGGAAGCACTAGCTCCACTCCGGCTTGGGACTTACCTAGATCCTCCTACCATCAATCTGGACGGCCATTCACATCAATGTATGGTGGCGAACGTGAATCCATCTCTGCTCAGTCTTGTGATGTGGTACTAGAAGATGACGAGCCAAAGGAGTGGATGGCTCAAGTAGAGCCCGGTGTTCATATCACATTCGTCTCACTTCCCAGTGGAGGGAATGATCTCAAACGGATACGTTTCAG CCGGGAGGTATTCGACAAGTGGCAGGCTCAGAGATGGTGGGGTGAGAACTATGACAGAATAGTTGAGCTTTACAATGTTCAAAGATTTAACCGACAAGCTCTTCAAACCCCTGGTAGATCCGAAGACCAG tCGCAGAGAGATTCAACTTACACAAGAATTGATTCAGCAAGAGAAAGCAGAGACTGGACACAAAGAGACAACAACTTCAGACCACCAGGAGGCAGTGTCCCACATCACTTTTACGGTCCACCAATGGACGCAGCACGAATCACCACCTCATCGAGGGACGAACCGCCTTCCATGAGTAATGCTAGTGAAATGCAAGCTGAGTGGGTTGAAGAGGACGAGCCTGGCGTCTACATTACCATCAGACAGTTACCAGATGGAACCAGAGAGTTACGCCGCGTCAGATTCAG TCGGGAACGGTTTGGTGAAGTGCATGCCAAAACATGGTGGGAGCAGAACAGAGCCAGGATACAAACACAATACCTCTAA
- the LOC104781966 gene encoding upstream activation factor subunit UAF30-like: MATVSRVIGACRVLMAKAASSSGVVESSRKQITGIQKAVPISQPLALFIGENEVSRTTAVKKIWEYIKLNNLQNPENKREILCDEKLKTIFSGKDTVGFLEIAKQLSQHFPKSR, from the exons atggcgACAGTTTCGAGGGTTATTGGAGCTTGCAGGGTACTGATGGCGAAGGCGGCTTCTTCCTCCGGGGTTGTTGAAAGCAGTCGTAAACAAATTACTGGCATTCAGAAGGCTGTTCCCATTTCGCAGCCGCTCGCTCTGTTTATCGGAGAAAACGAAGTCTCCCGTACAACCGCCGTCAAGAAAATCTGGGAGTACATCAAGCTTAATAATCTTCAG AATCCTGAGAACAAGAGGGAGATTCTATGCGATGAGAAACTGAAGACCATCTTCAGTGGGAAAGACACCGTCGGGTTCCTTGAGATTGCCAAGCAATTGTCTCAACATTTTCCCAAGTCTCGttga
- the LOC104781967 gene encoding arabinosyltransferase XEG113 gives MVEGWRNGFREATNSKPLFLTIYATVIIGVLVSSFYVFSAIYSPTNGSSSFLSSPPLSTAGRIHSFPQENVTLELPVAPPPPLQALPPPVLEEAQGKSLGKIWVSPPRDKKMPSLETFKLTKELFGERVKDNVIIVTFGNYAFMDFILTWVKHLTDLDLSNILVGAMDTKLLEALYWKGVPVFDMGSHMSTVDVGWGSPTFHKMGREKVILIDSVLPYGYELLMCDTDMVWLKDPMPYLARYPDADVLTSSDQVVPTVIDDSLDIWQQVGAAYNIGIFHWRPTESAKKLAKEWKEILLADDKVWDQNGFNEIVRRQLGPSVDGDSGLFYAYDGNLKVGILPASIFCSGHTYFVQAMYQQLRLEPYALHTTFQYAGTEGKRHRLREGMVFYDPPEYYDSPGGFMAFKPSIPKSLLLDGKHTIESHFILVNHQMKQIRSALAIASLLNRTLVMPPIWCRLDRLWFGHPGTLQGSMTRQPFICPLDHVFEVNIMLKELPKDEFGPGIGIREYSFLDNPALPKQVKESWLDVQLCQDGKDECEASNKTSPSRVLKFPKRSNEDTFKAIFSFFDDVKVIKFSSVEDAFTGFSDKEREEKFRKRVKRYVGIWCCEENKTPGHIYYDMYWDEKPGWKPVPPQTPEEDHPPL, from the exons ATGGTGGAGGGTTGGCGAAATGGGTTTCGCGAAGCCACGAATTCGAAACCTCTGTTCTTGACGATCTACGCAACGGTGATCATCGGCGTTCTCGTCTCTTCCTTCTATGTCTTCTCAGCTATTTACTCTCCCACCAATGGCTCATcctcctttctctcttctcctcctctctcca CTGCTGGCCGGATTCACAGTTTTCCACAAGAAAATGTGACGTTGGAGTTACCAGttgcaccaccaccaccactacagGCACTGCCACCGCCAGTTTTGGAGGAGGCTCAAGGCAAATCCTTGGGTAAAATTTGGGTGTCTCCTCCTCGGGACAAGAAGATGCCATCTCTTGAAACCTTTAAACTGACGAAAGAATTGTTTGGGGAACGGGTGAAGGACAATGTCATTATAGTGACCTTTGGGAACTATGCTTTCATGGATTTCATCTTGACTTGGGTTAAACACTTGACTGATTTAGATCTCTCCAATATTCTAGTTG GTGCAATGGATACTAAGTTATTAGAGGCTTTGTACTGGAAAGGCGTTCCGGTTTTTGACATGGGAAGCCATATGAGCACAGTGGATGTTGGGTGGGGTTCTCCAACATTTCACAAAATGGGAAGAGAAAAAGTTATTCTCATAGATTCTGTCTTGCCTTATGGTTACGAGCTACTAATGTGTGACACTGACATGGTGTGGCTTAAG GATCCTATGCCTTATTTGGCTCGATACCCGGATGCTGATGTTTTGACATCAAGCGATCAAGTTGTGCCTACTGTCATAGATGACAGTTTGGACATATGGCAACAAG TTGGTGCTGCCTACAACATAGGAATTTTCCATTGGCGGCCAACAGAATCTGCTAAAAAGTTGGCAAAAGAATGGAAAGAAATCCTCTTAGCAGACGATAAGGTTTGGGATCAAAATGGGTTCAATGAGATTGTTAGGAGGCAGCTAGGTCCATCTGTGGATGGGGATAGTGGACTTTTCTATGCTTATGATGGAAATCTCAAGGTTGGAATTTTGCCCGCTAGCATATTCTGCAGTGGCCATACTTATTTTGTTCAG GCTATGTATCAACAGCTCAGGCTAGAACCATACGCTTTGCATACAACATTCCAGTATGCAGGTACTGAAGGAAAACGTCACAGGCTTCGAGAGGGAATGGTTTTCTATGACCCACCAGAATATTACGATTCACCag GAGGTTTCATGGCATTCAAACCATCTATTCCAAAGAGCTTGTTACTTGACGGGAAGCATACCATTGAATCACACTTTATCCTCGTCAATCACCAA ATGAAACAGATCAGATCAGCTCTAGCCATTGCGTCTCTTCTTAATCGTACACTG GTGATGCCACCGATATGGTGCAGGTTAGATAGGCTTTGGTTTGGACATCCTGGTACGCTTCAGGGATCTATGACACGCCAACCTTTCATCTGCCCTCTTGATCATGTCTTTGAG GTCAATATCATGCTTAAGGAGCTTCCGAAGGATGAGTTTGGCCCTGGGATTGGTATCAGAGAGTATTCTTTTTTAGATAACCCAGCATTGCCGAAACAA gTAAAAGAGTCATGGCTTGATGTTCAGCTTTGTCAAGACGGAAAAGATGAATGTGAGGCATCAAATAAGACAAGCCCCTCTCGGGTTCTTAAGTTCCCAAAGCGGAGCAATGAAGATACG TTCAAGGCAATATTCTCATTCTTCGACGATGTCAAAGTGATCAAGTTTTCTTCAGTTGAAGATGCTTTCACTGGATTCTCCGACAAG GAGCGAGAAGAGAAGTTCAGAAAACGGGTAAAGAGATATGTGGGAATATGGTGTTGTGAGGAGAACAAAACACCGGGACACATATACTACGATATGTATTGGGACGAGAAACCTGGTTGGAAACCGGTTCCTCCACAGACACCAGAAGAAGATCATCCTCCTCTATGA
- the LOC109132625 gene encoding uncharacterized protein LOC109132625, which produces MMVTRGCSITVFFHFLIVLLVIQLHFECTTATRHAPVVSWSPPEPPKDDFVWYHKINRFKNIEQDAFRPTHQGPSQGIGHKNPPGAS; this is translated from the coding sequence ATGATGGTGACTCGTGGTTGTTCAATCACggttttttttcactttcttataGTTCTCTTGGTGATACAGCTACACTTTGAGTGTACAACGGCAACTCGACACGCACCGGTTGTTTCCTGGTCACCACCTGAGCCGCCTAAGGATGATTTTGTGTGGTACCACAAGATCAACCGCTTCAAGAACATAGAACAAGACGCATTCCGACCAACCCACCAAGGCCCCAGTCAAGGTATCGGACACAAGAACCCTCCAGGTGCTTCTTAA
- the LOC104781968 gene encoding rop guanine nucleotide exchange factor 14-like, giving the protein MMTYDGLETCIINNQSLVEEESGTSRGDECSTDSLDDDAFSRCSSSRVVSESFSSKSLPRKTSSDDWDFERSPKHLYGKEKPGYALCCSDVTDMKEKFSKLLLGEDVTGGCDAVQTALALSNAMTHLATSIFGELWKLEPLSEDKKQRWRREMDWLLSPTNYMIELVPSKQDGENGRSLEIMTPKARPDIHMNLPALRKLDSMLIETLDSAVNTEFWYSEVGRKAEGKNKVTRESKRWWLPSPKVPKPGLSSSGRKKLVEKGNVVYQIFKAAKSINQNVLLEMPVPTIIKDALHKSGKTSLGDGLYKMLASESVSVDEIFVSLRLVTEHAALEIVNRLEAAIYAWKERITEQASSGKPEISRIELLINRAERLNDQIKSKFSNLPQSFLDATKIQYGKDIGHAVLEAYSRILANLAFRILNKIEEILQEDALRNPNSPGSNELSRIPDWLIIYNRNKANNGTRTS; this is encoded by the exons atgatgacttatgatgGCTTAGAAACTTGCATCATAAACAATCAATCcttagtagaagaagaaagtggaacAAGCCGCGGTGATGAGTGTTCGACTGATTCATTAGATGATGATGCATTTTCACGCTGTTCATCAAGCAGAGTTGTGTCCGAgtcattttcatcaaaatcgtTACCTAGGAAGACTAGTTCTGATGACTGGGACTTTGAGAGGAGTCCTAAACACTTGTATGGTAAGGAGAAACCTGGTTATGCACTCTGCTGTTCTGATGTTACTGACATGAAGGAGAAATTTTCAAAGCTATTGCTCGGTGAAGATGTCACGGGAGGATGCGACGCTGTGCAAACCGCTTTGGCTTTATCAAACGCTATGACACATCTTGCCA CCTCAATCTTTGGCGAGCTCTGGAAGTTGGAGCCTTTGTCCGAAGACAAAAAGcagagatggagaagagaaaTGGATTGGTTACTCTCTCCAACTAACTATATGATTGAGCTAGTTCCATCTAAGCAAGATGGTGAAAACGGAAGATCACTTGAG ATTATGACTCCAAAAGCCCGTCCAGATATTCATATGAATCTCCCAGCTCTCCGGAAATTGGACTCCATGCTAATT GAAACACTGGACTCTGCGGTAAACACAGAGTTTTGGTATTCTGAAGTAGGTCGTAAGGCAGAGGGAAAGAACAAGGTTACAAGAGAGAGCAAACGATGGTGGCTTCCGTCGCCTAAGGTTCCCAAACCGGGGCTCTCTAGTTCAGGAAGAAAGAAACTGGTTGAGAAAGGCAATGTTGTTTATCAAATCTTCAAAGCTGCTAAATCAATAAACCAGAACGTACTTCTTGAAATGCCAGTACCTACCATTATCAAGGATGCATTACACAAG tcTGGAAAGACAAGCCTTGGGGATGGCTTGTACAAGATGTTGGCTTCAGAGTCTGTCTCGGTAGATGAAATCTTTGTGTCTCTTAGGCTTGTTACCGAGCATGCTGCTCTAGAGATAGTTAATAGGTTAGAAGCAGCTATCTATGCATGGAAAGAGAGGATTACAGAACAAGCAAGCAGTGGTAAACCGGAGATTAGTCGCATTGAGTTGCTCATAAACAGGGCAGAGAGGCTTAATGATCAAATTAAATCCAAGTTCTCTAATCTCCCTCAGTCATTTCTTGATGCCACAAAGATTCAATATGGGAAG gATATTGGCCATGCAGTTCTTGAGGCATATTCTCGGATTCTTGCAAACTTAGCGTTCCGCATTTTAAACAAGATTGAAGAAATCTTGCAAGAAGATGCTCTGAGAAACCCCAATTCTCCTGGCTCCAACGAACTATCAAGAATCCCAGACTGGCTCATCATTTACAACAGAAACAAAGCCAATAATGGTACAAGGACTTCCTAA